From Rhizobium favelukesii, the proteins below share one genomic window:
- the grxD gene encoding Grx4 family monothiol glutaredoxin: protein MSGINEFIDNEIKSNDVVLFMKGTPQFPQCGFSGQVVQILDYIGVDYKGINVLADSEIRQGIKDYSNWPTIPQLYVKGAFVGGCDIVREMFQAGELQQHLQEHGVTVRGAA from the coding sequence ATGAGCGGCATCAACGAATTCATCGACAACGAAATCAAGAGCAACGACGTCGTCCTCTTCATGAAGGGCACGCCGCAGTTTCCGCAGTGTGGATTCTCCGGCCAGGTCGTGCAGATTCTCGATTACATCGGCGTCGACTACAAGGGCATCAACGTGCTCGCTGACTCCGAGATCCGCCAGGGCATCAAGGATTATTCCAACTGGCCGACGATCCCGCAGCTCTACGTCAAGGGCGCGTTCGTCGGCGGCTGCGACATCGTCCGGGAAATGTTCCAGGCCGGTGAGTTGCAGCAGCACCTGCAAGAACACGGCGTCACCGTTCGCGGCGCCGCCTGA